The genomic stretch TGCTGCTTCTGTCAGCTCGTTGGTTCGAAAATAAGCCATAGCCAAGCTATTTCGAGTGGCAACGTCATCCGCATCCATATAGAGCAGCATTTTATACTGCATAATCTGGACTGAGTCTGGAAGCTTAGAAATCCCACCATGTGCAGCAGCAGAACTGGCTGAAACAAGAAGGATAAGCAGGGTAAAAAACAATTTTCTCATTTCTTCCTCTTTGTAATAGCGTTTTGTTCTCAGATCAAATTTTTGGTCTTGAGAAAATCTTTGGCAACACTTTCAGCATCTCCGCTCTGCACCTGCTGAATGAGCTGCTCCAGAGAGGAATCATCAATCAAATCACCCATTTTATTAATAACTCGGTCAAGGACAGGAAATTTAGCCAAAGACTCTCTATTCGCAACCGGCACTGCCAAGGAAGCATCCTGTTGCGGAACCGGCCCCTTATAACCGAAGGGCTTTAGCCAAACCAAGTTTTCGTTTTCAATATAGTATTCCTTCACCAGGCTATAGTTTTCCTGGTCATCGCTTCCCTGGTCATCGCTGCTCATACCGGACAGACCCGTTTTCAGATAGTTGATACAGATATCGCTGGGACATTGTGCGCCATTATCCTCTGAGCTGTTAACGATATTTACCGTAGTCCCTGTCCGCTCTGTGATATAGGTTGCCATGATATGTGCAACAATCTGTTGTTCAGGAGAATCATTGACCGTCAGATTCAGAATACGGCCGACACAGCTATGGCTTGTCGAGGTAAAAGTCAGCAGCAGACATAAAGATGCTGAGAACAGAAGGGTAATTTTTCGTCGCATTGTCAAGTAACTCCTTTTTTTTATTGTATTTACAAACATCTCTGCAAGAAACGACTTCGTCTTTCCAACAGATTTTTTCATATGATCCATAACAGATATAACATAATCATGATATGAAAAAAATATCATATTCACTACAACCAGTCCAGCAGTTTCCACCAGAAAAAATTCAGCGGCAGTAGGATAAAACCAGTTACCAGAGCCAGTGACAAACATATTTTTGCCGCATCCAGGAGTTTCTCTCCTGAAAGCTGCATACCCACAACAATAGGCGGGGCCTGATAGGGAAGCATGATGGTGGAAAAACCCACAACCTGCATCATGAGAAGGGTTTGAATCGGCAACCCAGTTGCCTGGGCCAAGCTGTCAGATAGCGGGGTCAAGACTGCCGGGACAGCCGGAAGAGTGGTCAGCATACCTGTTACTGCCGAAGCAAGACTGATCGACATATAATTAATAAAATCTTGGTGCT from Candidatus Electrothrix communis encodes the following:
- a CDS encoding glycine betaine ABC transporter substrate-binding protein: MRRKITLLFSASLCLLLTFTSTSHSCVGRILNLTVNDSPEQQIVAHIMATYITERTGTTVNIVNSSEDNGAQCPSDICINYLKTGLSGMSSDDQGSDDQENYSLVKEYYIENENLVWLKPFGYKGPVPQQDASLAVPVANRESLAKFPVLDRVINKMGDLIDDSSLEQLIQQVQSGDAESVAKDFLKTKNLI